One stretch of Rosistilla oblonga DNA includes these proteins:
- a CDS encoding esterase/lipase family protein, whose product MASSSEAVALADLSSDELGSRDPIEVSRNACTRAEKLRADLDPRCTAHYLAANRLAWKTVNHASLADAAQRNLAAELYHESLRGLIESAQQFGQIDPIHGIRLTTDDGEVTIPIVYDGFAWKPEDFNCWIPVDEYQDEHLTHQHRRSGWGVPLVVLRQRDQQERFMIPQLPFAATAMLRNLPVDGDRKSDEATPNQVLEVFNPLVHSELAKDDGGETPLAADLSAPIAWLNNNTPHLNYKGFMHPDRLHRSGQLIMLEPYQAGKIPLVFVHGLASDPLTWIGLINELRTADWVNSRYQVWLFGYPTGRPFLRSAADLRRECSEAIASFTKTTADPALHRSVIIGHSMGGLLTKLQVAPSGTSLWKSFAKRPIESLQADPQMHEYLSELFFFEPSPFVERAIFIGTPHGGSPIADEWIGQFASLLVSRSHDFSDEYDAFLARNREAITPFYSKHIPTSVHMLEPEDPTLQAMRQLPLAPHIRLHSVIGNGHKMLIGGPADGVVPVVSARHHGADSERIVATTHRRLQSHPDTVEEVLRILQLHLDEPAENSATQPQLAEGLTQSATR is encoded by the coding sequence GTGGCGTCTAGCTCCGAGGCTGTCGCGCTAGCCGATCTCTCCAGTGACGAACTCGGCTCGCGTGATCCGATCGAGGTGAGCCGAAACGCGTGCACCCGAGCGGAGAAATTGCGAGCGGATCTGGACCCTCGTTGCACCGCTCATTATCTCGCCGCCAATCGTCTGGCGTGGAAAACGGTAAACCACGCTTCCCTTGCCGATGCCGCGCAACGCAACCTCGCCGCGGAGCTGTATCACGAAAGTCTGCGTGGATTGATCGAGTCGGCGCAACAATTTGGGCAGATCGATCCGATCCATGGCATTCGCTTGACCACCGACGACGGCGAGGTGACTATCCCGATCGTTTACGACGGTTTCGCCTGGAAACCGGAGGATTTCAATTGCTGGATCCCGGTCGATGAGTATCAGGATGAGCATTTGACCCACCAACATCGACGCTCGGGTTGGGGAGTTCCGCTGGTGGTGCTGCGGCAACGGGATCAGCAAGAACGATTCATGATTCCGCAATTGCCCTTCGCGGCGACCGCGATGCTTCGAAACCTGCCGGTCGACGGCGATCGCAAGTCCGATGAAGCCACGCCGAATCAAGTCCTGGAGGTTTTCAATCCTCTTGTTCACTCCGAGCTGGCGAAAGACGACGGAGGTGAAACTCCATTGGCGGCTGATCTATCGGCGCCCATTGCTTGGTTAAACAACAACACGCCCCATCTCAATTACAAAGGATTCATGCATCCCGATCGACTGCACCGAAGTGGTCAGTTGATCATGCTTGAGCCTTACCAAGCGGGGAAGATCCCGTTGGTTTTTGTCCATGGATTGGCTTCCGATCCACTCACTTGGATCGGATTGATCAACGAACTCCGCACGGCCGACTGGGTCAATTCGCGTTACCAGGTCTGGTTGTTCGGCTATCCAACCGGCCGTCCGTTTCTCCGTTCCGCTGCCGATTTGCGACGCGAGTGCAGCGAGGCAATCGCGTCATTTACGAAAACGACCGCCGACCCTGCACTCCATCGCAGTGTCATCATCGGCCACAGCATGGGAGGTTTGCTAACGAAACTGCAAGTCGCCCCGAGTGGAACATCGCTCTGGAAGTCGTTTGCCAAGCGGCCGATCGAGTCGTTGCAGGCGGACCCGCAGATGCACGAGTACCTCTCGGAACTGTTCTTCTTTGAGCCATCGCCGTTTGTGGAGCGAGCCATTTTCATCGGCACGCCGCATGGCGGCTCGCCCATCGCGGATGAATGGATCGGTCAATTCGCCTCACTTCTCGTCTCACGTTCCCACGATTTCTCCGATGAGTACGATGCGTTCCTGGCTCGCAATCGCGAGGCGATCACTCCGTTCTATTCAAAACATATTCCAACAAGTGTTCACATGCTGGAACCGGAGGATCCAACCCTGCAGGCGATGAGACAATTACCACTTGCCCCACACATCCGCCTGCATTCGGTGATTGGTAACGGCCACAAAATGCTGATCGGTGGGCCCGCCGATGGTGTCGTGCCGGTCGTGAGTGCTCGCCACCACGGTGCGGATAGCGAGCGAATTGTGGCGACAACCCATCGGCGTTTGCAAAGCCATCCCGATACGGTTGAGGAAGTGCTTCGCATCCTGCAACTGCATCTGGACGAACCAGCTGAAAACTCGGCAACCCAACCGCAGCTAGCCGAAGGTCTCACTCAGTCGGCAACTCGGTAG
- a CDS encoding sulfatase translates to MSVFAAPCVYGLNDSIDNRTITMKATSLFLLSMLLIFFSSPAQATEAHQPNIVFILVDDLGWSDLHCYGHRYHHTPHLDRLAAEGLRFTAGYSPAPICSAARASILTGKTVARLGFEFVTKNTPGRQSLDIDVPLLTPELTLNLPAAEVTIAERLAAVGYQTAFFGKWHVSQHYQRRYLAWHPDFGPKQQGFAVAGEDFGDHPYAWDKKHPPSPAPGGVFPRDSMIQRTADFIRRQADATKPYFLMASSFYVHTPVKTRCRWLVEKYERHLPPDAKHRRQRLEYAAFVETLDHHVGTILDAIDQSGRRENTLVFFMSDNGGHPEYCANAPLRGSKWNLYEGGIRIPMIARWPGKIDAGVTSDTPVIGYDLSPTFVSLAGGDARGMDGIDMQRVLREPSWKPNRHLLWHFPYYHPEKTFSKAIDKIGVDDFTTSKTRPQSALRKGNYKLIHFAEDDRVELYDVAADISEANDLSQSHAEIAAQLRETLQQQLDAMNARRAVARE, encoded by the coding sequence ATGAGCGTATTCGCCGCCCCCTGCGTCTACGGGTTAAACGATTCAATCGACAACCGAACTATCACCATGAAAGCTACCTCACTGTTTCTGCTGTCGATGCTGTTGATCTTTTTCAGTTCGCCTGCACAGGCCACGGAGGCTCACCAACCGAACATCGTTTTCATCCTTGTGGATGATCTGGGGTGGTCCGACCTGCATTGCTACGGGCACCGTTATCACCACACTCCGCACCTTGATCGTCTGGCTGCTGAGGGGCTGCGGTTTACCGCTGGCTACTCCCCTGCCCCGATCTGTTCGGCCGCACGAGCCAGCATTCTGACGGGAAAGACGGTGGCTCGTTTGGGCTTTGAGTTTGTCACCAAAAACACTCCGGGGCGGCAGTCGCTCGATATCGATGTGCCGCTTTTGACGCCCGAACTGACGCTGAACCTGCCGGCCGCGGAAGTCACGATCGCCGAGCGACTGGCGGCGGTTGGTTATCAAACCGCCTTCTTTGGCAAGTGGCACGTCAGTCAGCATTACCAGCGACGCTACCTCGCCTGGCACCCCGATTTCGGTCCGAAACAACAGGGATTTGCGGTCGCCGGCGAAGACTTTGGCGATCACCCTTATGCGTGGGACAAAAAACATCCTCCCTCACCCGCCCCCGGTGGCGTGTTCCCTCGGGATTCGATGATCCAGCGGACGGCCGATTTTATCCGAAGGCAAGCCGACGCCACCAAGCCCTACTTCTTGATGGCCTCATCTTTTTATGTGCATACTCCCGTAAAGACTCGCTGCCGTTGGCTGGTCGAAAAATACGAACGTCACCTGCCCCCCGACGCCAAGCATCGCAGACAACGGCTGGAATACGCGGCGTTTGTCGAGACGCTTGATCACCACGTGGGAACGATCTTGGATGCCATCGATCAGTCGGGACGGCGAGAAAACACGTTGGTGTTCTTTATGTCCGACAACGGTGGCCACCCCGAGTATTGTGCCAACGCGCCGCTGCGTGGATCGAAATGGAACCTGTATGAAGGCGGCATACGTATTCCCATGATTGCCAGGTGGCCGGGAAAGATTGACGCAGGCGTTACCAGTGATACGCCAGTGATTGGATACGACCTGTCGCCGACATTTGTCAGCCTCGCAGGCGGCGATGCAAGAGGCATGGACGGTATCGATATGCAGCGGGTGTTGAGGGAGCCAAGTTGGAAGCCGAACCGCCATTTGCTCTGGCACTTTCCCTATTATCATCCTGAAAAAACATTTTCGAAGGCCATCGACAAGATTGGCGTCGATGATTTCACCACCAGCAAGACGCGACCTCAGTCCGCGCTGCGCAAAGGTAACTACAAGCTAATTCACTTCGCTGAAGACGATCGCGTGGAACTGTACGACGTCGCAGCGGATATCTCCGAAGCAAACGACCTCAGCCAGTCGCACGCAGAAATCGCTGCCCAGTTGAGAGAAACCCTGCAACAACAACTCGATGCGATGAACGCCCGCCGCGCTGTGGCGCGGGAATAG
- a CDS encoding zinc ribbon domain-containing protein, which translates to MYCSECGCEVNGKFCSNCGTRVQLGEVREVFDWRQSYDFERITHIAEVNQRVTQAKAGAGRDTSSLLLDLIDAVASPMMGGVSSLAIAKASQPLTAKLGFKTGKERREFVTLPPGEVLANLAVTLASIEHSITCVTFGDNHCHIRATLPPDLRAMEVRLSVNIDGAEQGMWITATAEAEGQWYDWGKCQSQLDRLFTGLRAA; encoded by the coding sequence ATGTACTGCAGTGAGTGCGGATGCGAAGTGAATGGGAAGTTCTGCTCGAACTGTGGCACTCGCGTGCAACTCGGTGAGGTTCGCGAGGTGTTTGACTGGCGTCAGTCTTATGACTTTGAGCGGATCACCCATATCGCCGAAGTCAATCAACGCGTGACGCAGGCGAAAGCGGGCGCGGGCAGGGACACTAGTTCACTCCTACTCGACTTGATCGATGCTGTGGCCTCGCCGATGATGGGGGGAGTCTCAAGCCTCGCGATCGCCAAAGCCTCGCAACCTCTCACAGCGAAACTTGGCTTCAAGACGGGGAAAGAACGCCGGGAGTTCGTGACGCTACCGCCTGGAGAAGTGCTAGCGAATCTCGCAGTGACGCTGGCGTCGATCGAGCACTCGATCACATGCGTCACGTTTGGCGATAACCACTGCCACATCCGGGCAACGCTTCCTCCGGACCTCCGCGCGATGGAAGTGCGTCTTTCGGTAAACATTGATGGTGCCGAGCAGGGCATGTGGATCACCGCAACCGCAGAAGCGGAAGGCCAATGGTATGACTGGGGGAAATGCCAATCACAGCTGGATCGATTGTTCACCGGCCTGCGAGCCGCCTAG
- a CDS encoding arylsulfatase has translation MDAPHFRGKIRHDFCSSGFWKTMNHVFTSIVCCLLFATNGLDVWAEPPSPQFTVADDSPVASQNTHMKGDGGLSLTSQKPNIVLIMADDLGYGDLGCYGQKLMSTPRIDQLAASGMRFTQAYAGAPVCTASRSVLMTGLHNGHTPARDNVPHYSTYFQEDDVTIAEVLQPAGYRCGGVGKWSLGDTGSVGRATHQGFDSWFGYLNQDHAHYYYPEYLDDDDGRLELTGNAVSREHYSHDLLTDRALQFIRESHASPFFLYVAWTLPHFAAKDEDPDGLTVPSTAPYSDRDWDERSKKYAAMINMLDSDVGRILDLLSELELEENTLVIFTSDHGGHWSVPKPLRTNGALRGYKRDLTEGGIRVPFIARWTGTISANQTNRDVIAFQDMLPTFAELADASPPQGIDGISIVDAMQGKKLDSTREFLYWDYGHCRARYDQAVRWKDWKGIRLGAGSDLQLYDLASDVSESHNIAANHPKIVRRIEAMMDGAVTPSERYPIGKRYRGGPLWTREK, from the coding sequence ATGGACGCTCCGCATTTTCGCGGCAAAATCCGTCATGACTTTTGCTCTTCAGGATTCTGGAAAACCATGAATCACGTTTTCACGAGTATCGTCTGCTGCTTGCTTTTTGCAACCAATGGTCTGGACGTGTGGGCGGAACCACCGAGTCCCCAATTTACTGTTGCAGATGATTCGCCTGTAGCGTCTCAAAATACGCATATGAAAGGCGACGGTGGCTTAAGCTTGACGTCGCAGAAGCCGAACATTGTGCTAATCATGGCAGATGATCTCGGCTACGGCGATCTTGGGTGTTATGGTCAGAAATTGATGTCGACGCCGCGAATTGATCAACTGGCCGCCAGCGGAATGCGGTTTACTCAAGCCTATGCGGGGGCGCCGGTTTGCACCGCGTCTCGAAGCGTCCTGATGACAGGACTGCACAACGGGCACACCCCTGCTCGGGATAACGTGCCACACTACAGCACCTACTTTCAGGAGGATGACGTCACGATTGCAGAAGTCCTCCAGCCTGCCGGCTATCGCTGCGGCGGAGTGGGCAAATGGTCGCTGGGAGATACCGGGTCCGTGGGCAGAGCGACTCATCAAGGGTTTGATTCCTGGTTCGGTTATCTCAATCAGGACCACGCTCACTATTACTACCCAGAATACCTCGACGATGACGACGGCAGACTTGAGCTGACCGGTAACGCAGTTTCGAGAGAACACTACAGCCATGACCTGCTGACCGATCGCGCTCTCCAGTTCATCCGGGAATCTCATGCCAGTCCGTTTTTCCTGTATGTCGCGTGGACGTTGCCACATTTCGCTGCCAAAGATGAAGACCCCGACGGCCTTACCGTTCCCTCGACAGCCCCCTACTCCGATCGAGACTGGGATGAGCGTTCCAAGAAGTATGCCGCGATGATAAACATGCTGGACAGCGATGTGGGTCGAATCCTGGACCTGCTTAGTGAACTGGAACTCGAAGAGAACACCTTGGTCATCTTCACCAGCGACCATGGTGGCCACTGGTCTGTGCCCAAACCACTCAGAACAAATGGGGCGCTTCGTGGTTACAAACGGGACCTGACCGAAGGTGGCATTCGCGTTCCCTTTATCGCTCGTTGGACCGGAACCATTTCCGCCAACCAAACCAATCGGGACGTTATTGCGTTTCAAGACATGTTGCCGACCTTCGCGGAATTGGCCGACGCAAGTCCTCCCCAGGGCATTGATGGGATTTCTATCGTGGATGCCATGCAGGGCAAAAAACTCGATTCGACGCGTGAGTTTCTCTATTGGGACTACGGGCACTGCCGAGCCCGTTACGATCAAGCGGTTCGCTGGAAAGATTGGAAGGGAATTCGGCTGGGAGCGGGAAGCGATCTCCAGCTCTACGATCTCGCGAGCGATGTCTCTGAATCCCACAACATCGCTGCAAACCATCCCAAAATTGTGCGGCGGATCGAAGCCATGATGGACGGCGCTGTGACGCCCAGCGAGCGATACCCAATCGGAAAACGATACCGAGGCGGACCACTGTGGACTCGCGAAAAATGA
- a CDS encoding metallophosphoesterase, with the protein MLTLIHLTDIHFGNKESVLSTRVSSLINAALCHVREDTTAVALVLNGDFANRGSTSEFVVAAEFINTLVKELKQSLGPEIDFCYFVTPGNHDCDFSSDQSMRDIALERIATERCPDSIERTVLEPLNNYFEFVSLLDHPPNAAIRSEAPYFVTYQIEVCSQYIDVMLGNSAWMSQRQEKANNAAFPLELLPKNPTENSTRSVFCMHHPYNWFRMPDTRTQLQQWVRANCDILFTGHEHIAGETKLNTADSQLLHVEGGALQQWDGDAASVFQVLRFEDGFARAQVACVEFDIDKQAYITSRDHIVEFGNVRSDRSFVSIKPEFRSWLEDPLLPISIANRGNLKLQDFFLYPDLNDYSNSISPEERTLVPSSRVEKRLLEATSALLTGDATCGKTALARHLFLAMRRESKIPLYLDAKKLDRDVSEKTVRSLVADALKRQYNDLTWEVLSQRPEDEVVILVDNFQLIYQQGHTPSAVVDQLRKFADRIVLFASEELIICESHAATEDFGAYADFEKFNICEFGQLRTEALAKKWICLANKNQDLAPEQIQQQVEKTTKQIQNVLSADVIPHQPWILIVLLQQAEDNDNVVLKNGSYGHMYQAIVTAALSRARLGAFDLPGQLAYLGALAFEIKASNQDAISQRRALDFHDAYCRRKDLNISFERLLDAFAECGVVKADAMGIRISSKYANCFFIAWHIHRHLHQEWAKDFVRECCTELYDSVSANTLLFLSHVSTDPFVLEAIKTAASSIFKTAPLATLTDDVEQLNRLGGTSDRVQIPSTTPEKNRHDLIAKRETKEEVRVSDDAQELTMVAIIDPETRDGRIKSQVHQIQAAYKMIRILGQVLKNEASAEDLDWKVSIVKEIFDLSRRMVGCGLAELADVDRWKEVAEVRLSDQVERHGRHENVKHRNGLTAPHVDDKLAIKAEREIIGICWLACFTIVKVVAEAVGAKNLTGTYAKVVDLDPSVPNRLFQLDVLMEHERDFPLEEATKLLRDVESNRFVTVLLKSLVAHQLYLYQRRQPQLQRISSRMKITIDGTKALNPNIKKERFGQPTMDRKQKRYGR; encoded by the coding sequence ATGCTGACGCTTATTCATCTGACGGACATTCATTTCGGAAACAAAGAAAGCGTGCTGTCAACACGAGTCTCTTCTTTAATAAACGCAGCATTATGCCACGTTAGAGAAGATACAACCGCAGTAGCGCTAGTTCTGAATGGTGACTTTGCGAATCGAGGAAGCACAAGTGAGTTCGTAGTCGCGGCTGAGTTCATCAACACCCTGGTCAAAGAACTCAAGCAAAGCTTGGGGCCAGAAATAGACTTTTGCTATTTCGTAACACCAGGGAATCACGACTGCGATTTCTCAAGTGATCAATCGATGCGAGACATAGCATTGGAACGCATAGCAACCGAACGATGTCCTGACTCGATTGAAAGGACCGTTCTAGAGCCGTTGAACAACTATTTTGAGTTTGTTTCGTTGCTTGACCATCCACCTAACGCAGCGATCAGGTCGGAAGCCCCGTACTTCGTTACGTACCAGATCGAAGTATGTTCCCAGTATATTGATGTAATGCTTGGAAATTCCGCATGGATGTCCCAACGACAAGAAAAAGCGAATAACGCAGCATTTCCTTTAGAACTTCTTCCGAAAAACCCAACGGAGAATTCCACACGCTCTGTATTTTGCATGCACCATCCCTACAATTGGTTTCGTATGCCCGACACTCGAACGCAACTTCAGCAATGGGTGCGTGCGAATTGTGACATCCTATTTACAGGACATGAGCACATTGCAGGTGAAACAAAGTTGAATACAGCAGACTCCCAACTGCTCCACGTGGAAGGTGGCGCACTGCAGCAATGGGACGGTGACGCAGCCAGTGTGTTTCAAGTGCTGCGGTTTGAAGACGGGTTTGCTCGCGCTCAAGTCGCATGCGTAGAATTCGACATCGACAAGCAGGCCTATATCACATCCCGAGATCACATTGTTGAATTTGGCAACGTGCGAAGCGATAGATCATTCGTCTCGATTAAGCCCGAGTTTCGTTCGTGGCTAGAAGACCCATTGTTGCCCATATCAATCGCAAATCGAGGCAACCTTAAACTGCAGGATTTTTTTCTGTATCCCGATCTAAACGACTATTCCAATTCCATTTCGCCTGAGGAACGGACGCTAGTTCCCTCGTCTCGTGTTGAAAAACGGCTACTTGAGGCAACTAGCGCACTGCTTACCGGCGATGCGACATGTGGAAAGACAGCTTTAGCGCGTCATTTGTTTTTGGCGATGCGGCGGGAATCGAAAATTCCGTTGTATCTAGACGCCAAGAAATTAGATCGGGACGTCTCAGAAAAGACCGTTCGCTCGCTGGTCGCCGATGCGTTGAAACGGCAGTATAACGATCTTACTTGGGAGGTGCTGTCGCAACGTCCTGAAGACGAAGTTGTAATATTGGTTGACAATTTCCAGCTTATTTACCAGCAAGGACATACGCCGAGTGCAGTTGTTGACCAACTCCGGAAGTTTGCGGATCGGATCGTGTTGTTTGCATCAGAAGAACTGATTATTTGTGAGTCGCATGCAGCGACGGAAGACTTCGGTGCGTACGCCGATTTCGAAAAGTTCAATATTTGTGAGTTTGGTCAGCTTAGGACGGAGGCCTTAGCAAAGAAGTGGATTTGTCTTGCAAACAAGAATCAGGACCTGGCTCCGGAGCAGATTCAGCAGCAAGTGGAGAAAACAACTAAGCAAATCCAGAACGTTCTCTCGGCAGATGTTATTCCCCATCAGCCTTGGATTTTAATTGTTCTTTTGCAGCAAGCAGAAGATAACGACAATGTCGTTTTGAAAAATGGGTCATACGGTCACATGTATCAGGCGATTGTTACGGCTGCGCTGAGTCGTGCCCGGTTGGGGGCATTCGACCTTCCGGGGCAACTCGCGTACCTTGGGGCATTGGCATTTGAAATCAAAGCATCGAATCAGGATGCAATTTCACAACGAAGGGCATTGGACTTTCATGATGCCTATTGTCGCCGTAAGGATCTCAATATTTCGTTTGAGCGACTTCTAGACGCATTTGCCGAGTGCGGTGTAGTCAAAGCAGATGCGATGGGGATTCGCATTTCTTCCAAATACGCAAATTGCTTTTTTATAGCATGGCATATTCATAGGCATTTACACCAAGAATGGGCCAAAGACTTTGTTCGTGAGTGTTGCACGGAGTTGTATGATTCAGTGTCCGCGAATACACTTCTGTTCTTGTCGCACGTTAGCACAGACCCCTTTGTCCTAGAAGCAATAAAGACGGCTGCATCAAGTATTTTCAAGACCGCTCCATTGGCAACACTGACAGATGACGTAGAGCAACTAAATAGGCTTGGTGGGACCTCGGATAGAGTTCAGATCCCTTCTACAACCCCAGAGAAAAATCGACACGACCTTATTGCTAAACGTGAGACAAAAGAAGAGGTCAGAGTAAGTGACGATGCCCAAGAATTAACCATGGTAGCGATCATTGATCCGGAGACGCGTGACGGTCGAATCAAAAGCCAAGTCCATCAGATTCAAGCGGCTTACAAAATGATCCGAATTTTGGGACAGGTTTTGAAAAACGAAGCGTCGGCCGAAGATCTTGATTGGAAGGTGTCCATTGTTAAGGAGATTTTTGATCTGAGCCGTCGTATGGTCGGATGCGGACTAGCTGAATTAGCGGACGTCGACCGATGGAAAGAAGTTGCTGAGGTGAGGCTCAGTGATCAAGTTGAAAGACACGGTCGTCACGAGAATGTAAAGCACCGTAATGGTCTCACCGCACCTCATGTCGACGATAAGCTAGCGATCAAAGCAGAGCGGGAGATTATTGGTATTTGCTGGCTAGCATGCTTTACGATTGTCAAAGTTGTTGCCGAGGCAGTCGGAGCAAAGAATCTTACAGGGACTTATGCGAAGGTTGTTGATCTAGACCCTTCCGTTCCTAACAGGCTTTTCCAACTTGACGTTCTCATGGAGCACGAAAGAGACTTTCCATTGGAAGAAGCGACGAAACTCCTACGAGATGTCGAAAGTAATCGTTTCGTGACTGTTCTATTGAAATCCCTCGTTGCTCACCAGCTGTACCTATACCAAAGACGGCAGCCACAACTTCAACGAATTTCTTCTCGGATGAAAATCACTATTGATGGGACGAAAGCACTGAATCCAAACATTAAGAAAGAGCGTTTCGGTCAACCAACTATGGATCGGAAACAAAAGCGTTACGGGCGATAG